The Rosa chinensis cultivar Old Blush chromosome 7, RchiOBHm-V2, whole genome shotgun sequence DNA segment GAAGTTATTAAGTGATTACTTCATTATCGGACTTGGTGATTACTGTTTTTTGCACCCTTCATTATATGATTATAGAGTTTATGCTTTCTAATTAATCAGCTTTGGATGAATCCTGCTTTGGCAGACCTACCTGCTGCTTTATTGTGAAAGGTAGATATAGATATTTGCCTGAAAGAAACCAAAACTTAGAGAAAAaagctttatatatatatatatatatatatattgagatttTGGACAATGGAAGGTAAGATTCTTAAGAGAATGAGTGTGAGTGAGTGTCCTTTCTATGCGCTCTCTCCATCTTTTGGGTTGCCCCCCACAATCCAACCAATCCTTGCCAAAAGGAAAAGGCAAGTAGTGACACTCCATTGGCCATTGCATCACATATTTAATCCATGCCAACCAATCCTTCTCGGGCACACGACGGTGACGACACTATTGTTAAGAAAAAGAGAACCATATGTATTTTATGTGATACTATTTATTAATGTCATTTCCCACTTTTAAGAAATTTTCCCATTgagttttcttcatttttttatatttgattcctttgctttttaatttggatttcTGTGAGTTTGGTTTGCTTTTATTGATAATTCTTTAATATTTTTTGTCTTCTCTTTGGTTTTGCTATTTCATACGACTATTCTAGCTCATCTACATATTTGTTTATCAAGTTTGTCATCCTCTTGGAGAAAACACAGCATCATAAAAATTTGAATTAAGCAACAGATACAGAATGTTTAAAAATGATTGATCTTCTTATTATATGAAAGCCATTGATCTTCTTATTATATGATAGCGTACATACTTGTTTCATCATACTTCCATTTCCACAAGAATATCTCACCCTCTAAGATCACACAGTCTCATGAATCATACACTTCATATCTCTTAGGCAGGCATTTCTAACCTAACCCAAGTGACTAATAGTCTCCAGCAAGTAGAGAGAAGGGAAACTAACATATagcaaaagaagagaaagcaGAAAAACAAGATCTCCTCTTAATTGGCAAGACTTAGCTGAAGGAAGAAGATTAGAACAAGTAAAAGAGAAAGAGTCTTCTACTGACAAGGAACAAAGACCTGCCAAACCTTGATGTCACAGTCCAAACCCCCACTGTAAATGAGATAATTGGACGCGTCAGATGTGTTGCTGTGGTCAACTGTAGCAGTTAAACACTTGACTGGACCTTTATGCCCTTCCAACAAGGCCAAACAGGAATAACTTCTAGCAACCCCTCTCCAGATTCTTATCGTTTGGTCTGCAGAACCACTACATACCAAGTCTGAAACCACTGCCAGGCATAATATGGACTTGGTATGACCTCTAAGCGCACCCACAACACCCATGTTACCCTCAGTATCTATCTTCTCCCAAACAACAATGGACCTGTCACATGCACCGGAGTACAACACGCAACCATCACTGCTCAGAGCAAGTGCATTGACCCCAGAATTGTGCTTCTCTAATATAGCAATTAGAGAATGTTTCTTTTCGCCCAACTCTTTCTTCCACACCTTAATTTTTTGGTCTGCTGAACCAGTATAAACATGTCCATCCTCGAATGATACTGCCACTGCATTTATAGCATCATCATGTGCATTTGTCACAGACTCCAAACATTTGAAGTCTGATGTGCTCCATACTTTGAGCGTTCGATCCCATGAAACAGAATAAAGAAGTGACTCGTCTCTTGATAAGGCTAGTGCAGAGACAGTGTCCACATGATTGACCCAAGTGCTCTTCTTGTGCCTTCTTATTTGGACCTGGTGCTTGGGCATCAGAAGCTTAGCAGCGCGGTCACCAAGCGTTGGCAACGTGGCTAAGCGCGAGTACTTTTGGTGGTCAGGTTCATTGTTATCGATTTTCCAGACTCGAATCTTGTGATCTTGATGAGCACTGAAGAGCTTGTCACCTGAAATTGCTAGGGACTTCACTGCTCCCTTTCCTGCAGACACCATGCCATGATCAGCACTCAAGTTTTCGTTATTGAACTCGACGTGAGGGTTGCACTTCCACGACCGGATTTCTCTGTCGGAAGAGCCGATATAGATGAAGTTTCCAGATATGGTGAGAGAGGATATGTAGGAGTTGTGGCCTTGCAAAGTGGTGAGGCAGTGGTGATAGGTGGGCTGATTTTCTTGACTGTGGGATTGTGAGGACAGGGATGGAACTGACTGGAGGCTTGGCTCAGAAGTAAGGTAATGATCTGATTGATCACCATGAAAATAATTTGTCTGAGATTCAATATCATTGTTTGAGTACGGATAGGTCTGGTGGTATTCCATGGTTCATGTTAGAGAAGGAGTGGGAGAAGAAAGTGAAgtgtatattaatatatatagagaatgAGGAATGAGGTATGAGGATAGCTAAGCTAGAAAGAAATTGGGAGCATTTAGGAGGCCTATTTAAAGCTAAAA contains these protein-coding regions:
- the LOC112179407 gene encoding protein JINGUBANG; its protein translation is MEYHQTYPYSNNDIESQTNYFHGDQSDHYLTSEPSLQSVPSLSSQSHSQENQPTYHHCLTTLQGHNSYISSLTISGNFIYIGSSDREIRSWKCNPHVEFNNENLSADHGMVSAGKGAVKSLAISGDKLFSAHQDHKIRVWKIDNNEPDHQKYSRLATLPTLGDRAAKLLMPKHQVQIRRHKKSTWVNHVDTVSALALSRDESLLYSVSWDRTLKVWSTSDFKCLESVTNAHDDAINAVAVSFEDGHVYTGSADQKIKVWKKELGEKKHSLIAILEKHNSGVNALALSSDGCVLYSGACDRSIVVWEKIDTEGNMGVVGALRGHTKSILCLAVVSDLVCSGSADQTIRIWRGVARSYSCLALLEGHKGPVKCLTATVDHSNTSDASNYLIYSGGLDCDIKVWQVFVPCQ